The Hydrogenophaga crocea genome contains a region encoding:
- a CDS encoding cytochrome c-type biogenesis protein, whose product MTHHPTLSRPLLPALRRAAAATALCAASLAAAADPGSIEARAQAVAEELRCLVCQNETVAGSTAPLALDLRAQIRQQLAAGRSEREVMDYMTARYGDFVRYRPPVDARTWLLWWGPFALLALGGLGLWRRLRTAGAGASEGEA is encoded by the coding sequence ATGACACACCACCCCACCCTGTCCCGCCCCCTGTTGCCCGCCCTGCGCCGCGCCGCCGCCGCCACCGCGCTGTGCGCCGCCAGCCTCGCGGCCGCGGCCGACCCGGGCTCGATCGAGGCGCGCGCGCAGGCCGTGGCCGAGGAGCTGCGCTGCCTGGTCTGCCAGAACGAAACCGTGGCCGGCTCGACCGCGCCGCTCGCGCTCGACCTGCGCGCCCAGATCCGCCAGCAGCTCGCCGCGGGCCGCAGCGAGCGCGAGGTGATGGACTACATGACCGCGCGCTACGGCGACTTCGTGCGCTACCGCCCGCCGGTGGACGCGCGCACCTGGCTGCTCTGGTGGGGCCCGTTCGCGCTGCTCGCGCTCGGCGGCCTGGGCCTGTGGCGGCGGCTGCGCACGGCCGGCGCGGGCGCGTCGGAGGGTGAGGCATGA
- the bchO gene encoding alpha/beta fold hydrolase BchO, translating to MGEAALDWARDGAAWPHRAHSRFVDAAGLRWHVQHWPAPAHSGAPCVVLLHGTGASAHSWRALAPRLAPRAEVVALDLPGHGFTSAPAPERRAAVFTLPSMARAVAALLATLGQRPALLVGHSAGAALALQMALDTSVRPRAVLGLNAALLPMGGPLWPVMASSARWIAGREWITRGLARRAQQPTLVRQLIEGTGSRLDAEGQALYARLVRSPVHVASTLAMMAHWELPPLLARLPALRTPLQLLVGEGDRTVPPWQSRHLWHRLPLGVRLPLIALPGLGHLAHEEDPGAVVAAVDALLHEPARAGSLRWPATGR from the coding sequence ATGGGCGAGGCCGCACTCGACTGGGCGCGCGACGGGGCGGCCTGGCCGCACCGCGCGCACAGCCGCTTCGTCGACGCGGCCGGCCTGCGCTGGCACGTGCAGCACTGGCCCGCGCCAGCGCACAGCGGCGCGCCCTGCGTGGTGCTGCTGCACGGCACCGGCGCGTCCGCCCACTCGTGGCGCGCCCTCGCGCCGCGGCTCGCGCCCCGGGCCGAGGTGGTCGCGCTCGACCTGCCGGGCCACGGCTTCACCAGCGCGCCCGCACCCGAGCGCCGTGCCGCGGTGTTCACGCTGCCCAGCATGGCGCGCGCGGTGGCCGCGCTGCTGGCCACGCTGGGCCAGCGGCCCGCGCTGCTCGTGGGCCATTCGGCGGGCGCGGCGCTGGCGCTGCAGATGGCGCTCGACACCTCGGTGCGGCCGCGCGCGGTGCTGGGCCTGAACGCGGCGCTGCTGCCCATGGGCGGGCCGCTGTGGCCGGTGATGGCCTCGTCGGCGCGCTGGATCGCGGGCCGCGAATGGATCACGCGCGGCCTGGCGCGGCGCGCGCAGCAGCCGACGCTGGTGCGCCAACTGATCGAGGGCACGGGCTCGCGGCTCGACGCCGAGGGCCAGGCGCTGTACGCGCGGCTGGTGCGCTCGCCCGTGCACGTGGCCAGCACCCTGGCCATGATGGCCCACTGGGAGCTGCCGCCGCTGCTGGCGCGCCTGCCGGCGCTGCGCACGCCGCTGCAGCTGCTGGTGGGCGAGGGCGACCGCACCGTGCCGCCCTGGCAGTCGCGCCACCTGTGGCACCGGCTGCCGTTGGGCGTGCGCCTGCCGCTGATCGCGCTGCCCGGGCTCGGCCACCTCGCGCACGAGGAAGACCCCGGGGCCGTGGTGGCCGCGGTGGACGCGCTGCTGCACGAGCCGGCGCGCGCGGGCTCGCTGCGCTGGCCCGCCACAGGCCGTTGA
- a CDS encoding tetratricopeptide repeat protein: MTAPVALALLVLGLSAAALTALLLWPLWQARVAAAGRPAALWAVPLVAVLVYALTGDPQAVARAPGDGEREARRETEALVAQLSATLQGDTPAGAAAAGAPEAWAWLAGLQAELQRFAEAEAAFGRALALRPDVPQWLADRADLYLVAHGAADGEAERLVSRALALAPDHPKALAIAGGLAHDRGDSAQARRLWALARTQVPDDSAFAAELDRSLGATPPGAPGDAVRPGRPQP, encoded by the coding sequence ATGACCGCCCCGGTCGCGCTCGCGCTGCTGGTGCTGGGCCTGAGCGCGGCCGCGCTCACGGCGCTGCTGCTGTGGCCGCTGTGGCAGGCGCGCGTGGCCGCGGCCGGGCGGCCCGCGGCGCTGTGGGCGGTGCCGCTGGTGGCCGTGCTGGTGTATGCGCTCACGGGCGACCCGCAGGCGGTGGCCCGCGCGCCCGGTGACGGCGAGCGCGAGGCGCGCCGCGAGACCGAGGCCCTGGTGGCGCAGCTCAGCGCCACGCTGCAGGGCGACACGCCCGCGGGCGCGGCCGCGGCCGGCGCGCCCGAGGCCTGGGCCTGGCTGGCCGGCCTGCAGGCCGAACTGCAGCGCTTCGCGGAGGCCGAGGCCGCTTTCGGCCGCGCGCTCGCGCTGCGGCCCGACGTGCCGCAGTGGCTGGCCGACCGCGCCGACCTGTACCTGGTGGCGCACGGCGCGGCCGACGGCGAGGCCGAGCGCCTGGTGTCGCGCGCCCTCGCGCTCGCGCCCGACCACCCCAAGGCGCTCGCGATCGCGGGCGGCCTCGCGCACGACCGCGGCGACAGCGCGCAGGCGCGCCGGCTCTGGGCGCTCGCGCGCACGCAGGTGCCCGACGACAGCGCCTTCGCGGCCGAGCTCGACCGCAGCCTGGGCGCCACGCCGCCGGGCGCGCCCGGCGACGCCGTGCGACCCGGTCGCCCGCAGCCCTGA
- a CDS encoding heme lyase CcmF/NrfE family subunit: MTAELGHYALALALALALLQGVAPLLGAARERHAAWMALAVPAAWLQLAALALAYACLTQAFIDTDFSVKLVAEHAHTSLPLVYRITAVWGNHEGSILLWALILAGWGAAVAWRTHALDEATRARVLGVMGLVGAGFLLFVLFTSNPFARLADAPLQGRDLNPLLQDPGMVIHPPLLYMGYVGLVVPFAFALAALMAGRLDAAWARASRPWTLCAWAFLTLGIALGSFWAYYELGWGGWWFWDPVENASFMPWLLATALLHSLAVSEKRGAFRAWTVLLAIGGFSLSLLGTFIVRSGVLSSVHAFATDATRGLFILALLAAVTGGSLALFAARFPAAARGGPVAPLSREALLLVNNLLLVVATAAVLLGTLYPLVIDALGLGKLSVGPPYFNAVFLPLMMPALLLMGVGPLVRWQRDHLPRLAQALRGVVLLALAAAALLPLALARVEPGLLVGLTLALWIALATAWQALQRWRQAPQHGAWARLRALPGGQHAMVLAHLGVAVFVAGATLVTHGQQERDVRLLPGQSLDLGGHRYTLSEVAALRGPNYRAVQATVAVTRAGEPVATLRPQRRVYDSLRMPMTEVAIHRRLSRDLYVALGEPLGDGSWALRVHHKPWVNLIWLGATLMALGGGVAAAARRDRRARAVAADLPALPAPEGAP, from the coding sequence ATGACCGCCGAGCTCGGCCACTACGCGCTCGCGCTGGCCCTGGCCCTGGCGCTGCTGCAGGGCGTGGCGCCGCTGCTGGGCGCGGCGCGCGAACGCCACGCGGCCTGGATGGCATTGGCCGTGCCCGCGGCCTGGCTGCAACTGGCCGCGCTCGCGCTGGCCTACGCCTGCCTCACGCAGGCCTTCATCGACACCGATTTCAGCGTGAAGCTGGTGGCCGAGCACGCGCACACCAGCCTGCCCCTCGTCTACCGCATCACCGCGGTCTGGGGCAACCACGAGGGCTCGATCCTGCTGTGGGCGCTGATCCTCGCGGGCTGGGGCGCGGCCGTGGCCTGGCGCACGCACGCGCTCGACGAAGCGACCCGCGCGCGCGTGCTCGGCGTGATGGGCCTGGTGGGCGCGGGCTTCCTGCTGTTCGTGCTGTTCACCTCCAACCCCTTCGCGCGCCTGGCCGACGCACCGCTGCAGGGGCGCGACCTGAACCCGCTGCTGCAGGACCCGGGCATGGTGATCCACCCGCCGCTGCTCTACATGGGCTACGTGGGCCTGGTGGTGCCGTTCGCGTTCGCGCTCGCGGCGCTCATGGCGGGCCGGCTCGACGCCGCCTGGGCGCGCGCCTCGCGGCCCTGGACGCTGTGCGCCTGGGCCTTTCTCACGCTGGGCATCGCGCTCGGCAGCTTCTGGGCCTACTACGAACTCGGCTGGGGCGGCTGGTGGTTCTGGGACCCGGTGGAAAACGCCTCGTTCATGCCCTGGCTGCTGGCCACGGCGCTGCTGCACTCGCTGGCCGTGAGCGAGAAGCGCGGCGCCTTCCGGGCCTGGACCGTGCTGCTGGCCATCGGCGGCTTTTCGCTCTCGCTGCTGGGCACCTTCATCGTGCGCTCGGGCGTGCTGAGCTCGGTGCACGCCTTCGCCACCGACGCCACGCGCGGCCTGTTCATCCTCGCGCTGCTGGCCGCGGTCACGGGCGGCTCGCTGGCGCTGTTCGCGGCGCGCTTTCCGGCCGCCGCGCGCGGCGGGCCGGTGGCGCCGCTCTCGCGCGAGGCGCTGCTGCTGGTGAACAACCTGCTGCTGGTGGTGGCCACGGCCGCGGTGCTGCTGGGCACGCTCTACCCGCTGGTGATCGACGCGCTGGGCCTGGGCAAGCTCTCGGTGGGGCCGCCCTACTTCAACGCCGTGTTCCTGCCGCTCATGATGCCGGCGCTGCTGCTGATGGGCGTGGGTCCGCTGGTGCGCTGGCAGCGCGACCACCTGCCGCGGCTGGCACAGGCGCTGCGCGGCGTGGTGCTGCTCGCGCTGGCCGCGGCGGCCTTGCTGCCGCTGGCGCTCGCGCGCGTGGAGCCCGGCCTGCTGGTGGGCCTCACGCTGGCGCTGTGGATCGCGCTGGCCACGGCCTGGCAGGCCCTGCAGCGCTGGCGCCAGGCGCCGCAACACGGCGCCTGGGCGCGCCTGCGCGCGCTGCCGGGCGGCCAGCACGCCATGGTGCTGGCCCACCTGGGCGTGGCGGTGTTCGTGGCCGGGGCGACGCTGGTCACGCACGGCCAGCAGGAACGCGACGTGCGCCTGTTGCCCGGCCAGTCGCTCGACCTGGGCGGGCACCGCTACACGCTGAGCGAGGTGGCGGCGCTGCGCGGCCCCAATTACCGCGCCGTGCAGGCCACGGTGGCCGTGACGCGCGCGGGCGAGCCCGTGGCCACGCTGCGGCCGCAGCGCCGCGTGTACGACAGCCTGCGCATGCCCATGACCGAGGTCGCCATCCACCGCCGGCTCTCGCGCGACCTGTACGTGGCGCTGGGCGAGCCGCTGGGCGACGGCAGCTGGGCGCTGCGCGTGCACCACAAGCCCTGGGTGAACCTGATCTGGCTGGGCGCCACGCTGATGGCGCTGGGCGGCGGGGTGGCCGCGGCGGCGCGGCGCGATCGGCGCGCACGCGCCGTGGCCGCCGACCTGCCCGCGCTGCCCGCGCCGGAGGGCGCGCCATGA
- a CDS encoding DsbE family thiol:disulfide interchange protein encodes MKRAWWPLAGFVLLLALLGAGLGLKPREVPSPLIGRPVPAFALATLEDPARTLGPGDLPRQPHLINVWASWCVACQSEHPLLVAFARDTGVPVVGLNHKDEPQAARRWLQRHGNPYRMSLLDPQGGFGIDLGVYGVPETYVVDARGVIVHKHVGMLTPEVLRDTIAPLLVHPDG; translated from the coding sequence ATGAAGCGCGCCTGGTGGCCGCTGGCCGGCTTCGTGCTGCTGCTCGCGCTGCTCGGTGCGGGCCTGGGCCTGAAGCCGCGCGAGGTGCCGTCGCCGCTGATCGGCCGGCCGGTGCCCGCGTTCGCGCTCGCCACGCTCGAAGACCCCGCGCGCACGCTCGGCCCGGGCGACCTGCCGCGCCAGCCGCACCTGATCAACGTCTGGGCCTCGTGGTGCGTGGCCTGCCAGTCCGAGCACCCGCTGCTGGTGGCCTTCGCGCGCGACACCGGCGTGCCCGTGGTCGGCCTGAACCACAAGGACGAACCCCAGGCCGCGCGCCGCTGGCTGCAGCGCCACGGCAACCCCTACCGCATGAGCCTGCTCGACCCCCAGGGCGGCTTCGGCATCGACCTGGGCGTGTACGGCGTGCCCGAGACCTACGTGGTCGACGCGCGCGGCGTGATCGTGCACAAGCACGTGGGCATGCTCACGCCCGAGGTGCTGCGCGACACCATCGCACCACTGCTGGTGCACCCCGACGGCTGA